A portion of the Homalodisca vitripennis isolate AUS2020 chromosome 2, UT_GWSS_2.1, whole genome shotgun sequence genome contains these proteins:
- the LOC124355077 gene encoding LOW QUALITY PROTEIN: nuclear pore membrane glycoprotein 210-like (The sequence of the model RefSeq protein was modified relative to this genomic sequence to represent the inferred CDS: deleted 1 base in 1 codon) encodes MARWWCNYKIVSYFIVIFCISSITPAKLNVPRVLLPLFQRFSTNFTLEVSENGCYKWTSSRPDIVQVIPIEVDDVHHCSIKAVVSAITKEPIRNTVIVLAEEVRTGFVLRCDVIVDVITSLNMVTTTRELFMEEAPEMFEVRADDNQGNKFTTLEGVEFQWSIENLAQSQSANQVLRFITFIDSPYETPTTVAKFDSLGLRGHKVLIEGVKTGAAKVSVQLPHPEYNKVPKIEVVLTVVANLLLDPPDTHILAGDTVKFRLLQMQHGRLDEIPLPSSQYALDVEDTEVIIVDRIVSVVRGVSQGQSRVVLRDRHGEGAGPGVKLPAASVVVTQPAYLRLFLLPHNNWAITVDEPCSIQVQVFDRNNHRIHIGDAVSVRSMVSEEYFRVYSMTRNGTVIDGTTIKVGTVPVTATLESVRAIGGAEVKFKPVISAQEDMLIYPRLMVTPRHVVVPWDPSLTKYELELTASGGDGSYSWRSNNISVVTVSQSGVVKCNKLGETSVIVSMPRNPAIRATSRIDVLPPSHMEILSHILEAPVHKPIILNIVLYADTADENGNLKRVHFTHCQEIQFKVEISNANFYQNVTDHTKPQDKACATVAVVGRTLGTSKVKISYKSGSVLLEASTVVASFSPVEVMHPEKMVTVLALGTSRHIVWKGGPRVWQGRPAEHKRSVASDSPAVTVEEVTSSTPSEFYVYSVMCKELGESNVILTIKNSASNGNFKHTESSSCVKVICAKPRFISFSPEILPNSTCPYSTDSSRIVALTYEPIKILVTITDHKGRVFDNATSLHIDWTLSSKSLGYIQYDGVVILEDKKEYNYLIPLEHYQYIHPKNRTGTLTVEGTVVNYRLQLLSRLLIIPEHPVFGILNDLKEIISPVISNSLTIVLVNASSVTPDRATVFNHPNNKVVLKVTQGSGFYRVYQSSLDIADVRYEDSSKSVEVIPKTDGHLQLTLFDLCLSYKSPVVEIEVSII; translated from the exons gACATCCTCTCGGCCTGACATCGTACAAGTTATACCAATTGAAGTTGATGACGTTCACCATTGTTCCATCAAAGCAGTTGTGTCTGCTATTACAAAAGAGCCAATAAGGAATACAGTGATTGTACTGGCCGAAGAGGTCAGAACAGGTTTTGTTCTGAGATGTGACGTGATAGTTGATGTTATAACATCCTTAAATATGGTGACAACCACAAGAGAACTATTTATGGAAGAAGCTCCGGAAATGTTTGAGGTCCGTGCTGACGATAACCAAG GAAACAAGTTCACAACGCTGGAAGGTGTTGAGTTTCAGTGGAGCATTGAAAACTTGGCGCAGTCTCAGTCTGCCAACCAGGTGCTCCGGTTCATCACATTCATTGACTCACCATATGAAACTCCAACAACTGTTGCCAAGTTTGATTCTCTTGGACTGAGAGGCCACAAAGTGTTGATTGAAGGAGTTAAAACTGGAGCTGCTAAA GTATCCGTTCAGTTACCTCATCCAGAATATAACAAGGTGCCCAAGATAGAAGTGGTGCTTACCGTGGTGGCCAACCTGCTCTTGGACCCGCCGGACACTCACATCCTGGCTGGTGACACTGTCAAGTTCCGGCTCTTACAG ATGCAACACGGGCGGCTGGACGAGATCCCACTGCCATCGTCCCAGTACGCTCTGGATGTGGAGGACACAGAAGTTATTATTGTGGATCGCATAGTATCAGTAGTGCGTGGTGTAAGCCAGGGTCAGAGCCGCGTTGTGCTGCGTGACCGCCACGGTGAGGGGGCAGGTCCGGGAGTCAAGTTACCTGCTGCTTCAGTTGTTGTCACTCAACCTGCCTACCTGCGCCTGTTCCTGCTGCCACACAATAACTGGGCAATCACTGTTGATGAGCCGTGTTCAATACAGGTCCAGGTCTTTGACAG AAACAACCATCGGATTCACATCGGAGATGCAGTGTCAGTGAGATCGATGGTGTCTGAGGAATATTTTCGAGTGTACAGCATGACCCGTAATGGCACAGTAATCGATGGCACCACCATCAAAGTTGGCACTGTCCCAGTAACAGCAACACTAGAGTCTGTTCGTGCCATCGGAGGTGCAGAAGTCAAGTTCAAACCTGTCATTTCTGCTCAAGAGGACATGTTGATCTATCCCAGGCTCATGGTTACACCCAGGCATGTTGTAGTTCCGTGGGATCCAAGCTTGACAAA GTATGAGTTAGAGCTGACAGCGAGTGGGGGAGATGGTAGTTACAGCTGGCGGTCAAACAACATCTCAGTGGTGACTGTGTCTCAGTCTGGTGTTGTCAAGTGTAACAAACTCGGGGAGACCAGTGTCATCGTCTCCATGCCGAGAAATCCTGCAATCAGAGCCACATCTCGTATTGACGTTCTGCCACCTTCACACATGGAAATCCTCAGTCATATTCTAGAAGCTCCGGTTCACAAACCTATTATCCTCAATATCGTTTTGTATGCAGACACAGCAGATGAAAATGGAAATTTGAAGAGAGTCCACTTCACACACTGCCAAGAGATTCAATTTAAGGTTGAAATTTCAAATGCAAACTTCTATCAGAACGTCACAGATCACACCAAACCACAGGATAAAGCTTGTGCAACGGTAGCTGTCGTCGGAAGAACATTGGGAACATCAAAAGTGAAGATTTCCTATAAAAGTGGTAGTGTTTTGTTGGAAGCGAGCACTGTAGTGGCGTCTTTCAGTCCTGTAGAAGTGATGCACCCAGAAAAAATGGTCACAGTCCTCGCTTTAGGCACATCTAGACATATTGTGTGGAAGGGAGGTCCACGAGTTTGGCAAGGTAGGCCAGCAGAACACAAGCGGTCTGTTGCCTCCGATTCTCCTGCAGTTACAGTGGAAGAGGTCACCAGTAGCACACCGTCGGAGTTCTATGTCTACTCAGTTATGTGTAAAGAACTGGGAGAATCCAATGTGATTTTAACCATTAAAAACAGTGCATCAAACGGAAACTTCAAACATACAGAGAGTTCGTCATGTGTAAAAGTAATCTGTGCTAAACCACGGTTCATATCCTTCTCTCCCGAGATACTTCCCAATTCTACTTGCCCTTACAGTACTGATTCATCTCGGATTGTTGCTCTCACCTACGAGCCAATTAAAATTTTGGTCACAATAACTGACCACAAGGGTAGAGTTTTCGATAACGCAACGAGTCTCCACATTGATTGGACTCTGTCGAGTAAGTCTTTGGGCTACATTCAATATGACGGTGTTGTAATACTAGAAGACAAAAAAGAATACAACTACTTAATCCCTCTAGAACATTATCAGTACATCCACCCGAAAAATCGAACTGGGACACTGACAGTGGAAGGAACTGTGGTTAACTACAGGTTGCAGTTACTCAGTCGCTTACTGATCATTCCTGAACACCcagtttttggtattttaaatgatttgaaaGAGATAATCAGTCCTGTGATATCCAACTCTCTGACAATTGTTCTTGTGAATGCCTCCTCTGTCACA CCGGACCGAGCAACAGTCTTTAACCATCCAAATAACAAAGTTGTGCTTAAAGTTACTCAGGGGTCAGGGTTCTACAGAGTCTATCAGAGTTCTCTGGACATTGCTGACGTGCGCTATGAGGACAGTTCAAAATCTGTTGAAGTTATTCCAAAAACCGATGGACATCTGCAATTGACACTTTTCGATCTGTGTTTGTCATACAAGTCTCCTGTTGTGGAAATTGaagtaagtattatttaa
- the LOC124355911 gene encoding LOW QUALITY PROTEIN: TM2 domain-containing protein CG10795-like (The sequence of the model RefSeq protein was modified relative to this genomic sequence to represent the inferred CDS: deleted 1 base in 1 codon) → MQLQLDANGYHFETAMLLSIFLGMFGADRFYLGYPAIGLLKFCTMGFMFLGQLVDIILIATQVVGPADGSYYVIPYYGPGIKMVRSDNWTYRVPQDDW, encoded by the exons ATGCAACTACAGCTCGATGC GAATGGCTATCACTTTGAAACGGCAATGCTGCTCTCGATATTTTTGGGAATGTTTGGTGCAGACAGGTTCTACTTGGGATATCCTGCAATAGGATTGCTGAAGTTCTGCACGATG GGCTTTATGTTTTTAGGACAACTAGTCGATATAATACTTATAGCTACGCAGGTAGTGGGACCTGCAGATGGCTCTTATTACGTAATACCTTACTACGGACCTGGTATAAAAATGGTGCGAAGTGACAATTGGACATATAGAGTACCTCAAGATGATTGGTAG